The proteins below are encoded in one region of Spirochaetota bacterium:
- a CDS encoding TaqI family restriction endonuclease, giving the protein MNTKRDWKKELKKFQNFLESIDLQKYSYLRQIKTVEQDLPKELLPLEIYYRYYWMSIDFKDYDEVFRIYWKEKLADIFGFIKKYFYGCSVQFVEEGFKARLYRIWVSILTQFHFQYLWNSIFEEEIISNPDLDIIGIDGIVKFSNMNLGFQIKKVSFRSEVLDRKFTKRQMKKVDVMVEVPYLVVDVNSFKDTGLKDLFSRYFRELKNGFVVFSQDYLYEIRSVIQKITPESKGTRITYDKFIDVINSEDTKTNIVVKE; this is encoded by the coding sequence ATGAATACGAAGAGAGATTGGAAGAAAGAGTTAAAAAAATTTCAGAATTTTCTAGAGAGCATAGACTTACAAAAGTATTCCTATCTGAGACAAATAAAGACTGTTGAACAGGATTTACCGAAGGAGCTACTACCCTTAGAGATATACTACCGTTATTATTGGATGTCAATAGATTTTAAGGATTATGATGAGGTTTTTAGGATCTATTGGAAAGAGAAGTTAGCTGATATTTTTGGCTTTATCAAAAAATACTTTTATGGATGTTCTGTTCAATTTGTAGAGGAGGGGTTTAAAGCGAGACTCTATAGAATATGGGTCTCAATCCTGACGCAGTTCCACTTCCAATATCTATGGAACTCTATCTTTGAGGAAGAAATTATTTCAAATCCTGATCTGGACATAATAGGAATAGATGGTATAGTTAAGTTTAGCAACATGAATTTAGGTTTTCAGATCAAAAAAGTTTCATTCAGATCTGAAGTTTTGGATAGAAAGTTTACAAAGAGACAGATGAAGAAAGTAGATGTTATGGTTGAAGTACCGTATCTCGTTGTAGATGTGAATTCTTTTAAAGATACGGGACTTAAAGATCTCTTTAGTAGATATTTCAGGGAACTCAAGAACGGTTTTGTAGTTTTCAGTCAAGATTATCTTTACGAGATAAGAAGTGTTATTCAGAAGATAACACCTGAGAGCAAAGGAACAAGGATCACATACGATAAGTTTATAGATGTAATAAATTCCGAAGACACAAAAACTAATATAGTTGTCAAAGAATAA